In one Brevibacterium sp. CBA3109 genomic region, the following are encoded:
- a CDS encoding RraA family protein, which produces MAVDLDCEELASEELIASLREVELPTLGHFLEDGFCTPRMVPINEGPQMVGPARTLDLREPDALAVNRALHALRPGDVLVIRVASGLHAPVGAVTAAAAIAQGAAGIVVDGPVTDAAALRNVQDRLPVFATGLIARTTKRTGSLGDDVLDCEVEIDGVTVRPGDLVLGDRQGVLVLPPTGPGNEVLQAALASDWGEPALLARIAAGEDLRELLPG; this is translated from the coding sequence ATGGCGGTGGACCTGGACTGTGAGGAGTTGGCCTCCGAGGAACTGATCGCCTCACTGAGAGAGGTCGAGCTCCCGACGCTCGGTCACTTCCTCGAAGACGGATTCTGCACTCCCCGCATGGTGCCGATCAACGAAGGGCCGCAGATGGTCGGCCCGGCCAGAACCCTCGATCTGCGCGAACCCGATGCGCTCGCCGTCAACCGCGCACTGCACGCACTGAGGCCGGGTGACGTTCTCGTCATCCGGGTCGCCAGCGGCCTCCACGCGCCGGTCGGGGCGGTCACGGCGGCGGCCGCGATCGCCCAGGGTGCCGCAGGCATCGTCGTCGACGGACCCGTCACCGACGCCGCTGCGCTGCGCAACGTGCAGGACAGGCTCCCGGTCTTCGCCACCGGACTGATCGCGCGGACGACGAAACGTACCGGCAGCCTCGGCGATGATGTCCTTGACTGCGAGGTCGAGATCGACGGCGTCACAGTCCGCCCCGGTGATCTGGTTCTCGGTGACCGGCAGGGAGTGCTTGTACTGCCACCGACGGGCCCGGGGAATGAGGTCCTGCAGGCGGCGCTGGCCTCCGACTGGGGCGAACCAGCACTTCTTGCGCGAATTGCCGCGGGGGAGGACCTGCGGGAGCTACTGCCGGGGTGA
- a CDS encoding pyridoxal phosphate-dependent aminotransferase codes for MTHEYRRIAPMAQTYPASNIRKMFNLALDYPEAVKLTVGEPDFNTPAHIKAAGIRGIENNQTRYVANAGILPLRTAIAAKYAGRWNREVTANNVMVSFGAMEALTFALDVTVSPGEEVIIPDPSFPNYVGQIHRLGGVAVPVPVTEDNDFKFRAEDVRSVITDKTAAIIINSPSNPLGSVMDRAELETIADLAEEFGFTVISDEVYDQITFDDAQFTSIAEVRPGFDRFLVVNSFSKTYAMTGWRCGFVIGSVDLIAPMAFLQEGITSSLPGFVQEAALAAIEGPQTDVDMMVQSYAQRRDLITERIAGIDGISMLRPEATFYAFANIKDWGLTSWEAATALLENHGLATIPGSAFGAQGEGYLRLTFSVAPETINTACDRIADFAATR; via the coding sequence ATGACACATGAGTACCGCCGCATCGCCCCGATGGCCCAGACCTACCCAGCCTCGAACATCCGCAAGATGTTCAACCTAGCCTTGGACTACCCAGAGGCCGTGAAGCTGACGGTCGGCGAGCCGGACTTCAATACTCCCGCGCACATCAAGGCCGCCGGCATCCGCGGGATCGAGAACAATCAGACTCGGTACGTGGCCAACGCCGGCATCCTACCGCTGCGCACGGCGATCGCGGCGAAGTACGCCGGCCGGTGGAATCGCGAGGTCACAGCCAACAATGTCATGGTCTCCTTCGGTGCGATGGAGGCGCTGACTTTCGCCCTCGACGTCACCGTCTCCCCTGGTGAAGAGGTCATCATCCCCGATCCCAGCTTCCCGAACTATGTGGGACAGATCCACCGCCTCGGCGGGGTGGCGGTTCCAGTGCCGGTCACGGAGGACAACGACTTCAAATTCCGCGCCGAGGACGTTCGATCGGTTATCACCGACAAGACCGCGGCGATCATCATCAACAGCCCGTCGAACCCCTTGGGCTCGGTCATGGACCGGGCCGAATTGGAGACGATCGCGGATCTGGCCGAGGAGTTCGGCTTCACGGTCATCTCCGACGAGGTCTATGACCAGATCACCTTCGACGATGCCCAGTTCACCTCCATCGCCGAGGTGCGCCCTGGCTTCGATCGGTTCCTCGTTGTCAACAGCTTCTCGAAGACCTACGCGATGACCGGGTGGCGCTGTGGATTCGTCATCGGGTCGGTCGATCTCATCGCGCCGATGGCCTTCCTCCAGGAGGGAATCACCTCGAGCCTTCCCGGGTTCGTGCAGGAAGCGGCACTCGCAGCGATCGAGGGCCCGCAGACCGACGTCGACATGATGGTGCAGTCCTATGCGCAGCGCCGCGACCTCATCACCGAGCGCATTGCGGGCATCGACGGCATCAGCATGCTGCGCCCCGAGGCCACGTTCTATGCCTTTGCCAACATCAAGGACTGGGGACTGACCTCGTGGGAGGCGGCCACCGCTCTTCTGGAGAACCACGGGTTGGCAACGATTCCCGGCTCGGCATTCGGGGCTCAGGGTGAGGGCTACCTGCGGCTGACGTTCTCCGTCGCCCCGGAGACTATCAATACGGCCTGCGATCGGATCGCCGACTTCGCCGCAACGCGGTAA
- a CDS encoding FAD-binding oxidoreductase: protein MSYLNGEASHWLTQSPPETTTPSPLPTDKQDLVIVGGGLTGLWSAYYARQTHPDWQITIVEAKHIGYGASGRNGGWLSTLMPGNRAKYAEAVDRANDTDPNGPVGSAGLSGVESVRSFQSALFDSIDEVLEVLKSEGIDAHQVRGGHIDIAQSEAGMTRLRELYEGDKQYGYGPEDMQFLDAEATKAHINVDNAHGSVFFPGTARIDPALLTRGLAAVLKNQGVTICEDTSAGHIGKGVVATNRGPVTGDTIFVCLEGYSDTVTGDLPGLEGRQVIPVFSSMIATNPLPASAWEDIGWDGRECLGDTAHTFIYAQRTDDDRIALGGRGAPYEFGSRLPGDGQVPAEVVELLSTRLSSLFPNLEFEVDHAWRGALGVTRDWCAGIFFDTNQRIGVARGYAGHGVTATHLAAKTLLDRASGASTALTQLPWNDHYSGQWEPEPIRWLGIRSMYKIFNIADEWERITGAKKTSLLAQFGSRLAGLHE from the coding sequence TCCCCTCCCGAGACCACCACGCCCTCCCCACTGCCCACCGATAAGCAGGACCTCGTCATCGTCGGCGGCGGCTTGACCGGCCTGTGGTCGGCCTACTACGCCAGGCAGACTCACCCCGACTGGCAGATCACCATCGTCGAGGCAAAGCACATCGGCTACGGTGCCTCAGGTCGCAACGGCGGCTGGCTCTCCACACTGATGCCCGGCAACAGGGCCAAGTACGCCGAGGCGGTCGACCGTGCCAACGACACCGACCCAAACGGCCCGGTCGGCTCTGCCGGACTGAGCGGGGTGGAGTCCGTGAGGTCATTCCAGTCTGCACTCTTCGACTCCATCGACGAGGTCCTCGAGGTTCTCAAAAGCGAGGGCATCGACGCCCATCAGGTCCGCGGCGGCCACATCGACATCGCCCAGTCCGAGGCCGGAATGACCCGACTGCGCGAACTTTACGAGGGTGACAAACAGTACGGCTACGGACCCGAGGACATGCAGTTCCTCGACGCCGAGGCGACCAAGGCACACATCAACGTCGACAACGCTCACGGCAGCGTATTCTTCCCCGGCACCGCCCGCATTGACCCCGCACTCCTCACGCGTGGCTTGGCAGCAGTCCTCAAGAATCAGGGCGTCACGATCTGCGAGGACACCTCGGCGGGTCACATCGGCAAGGGTGTGGTCGCAACGAATCGCGGCCCGGTCACCGGGGACACGATCTTCGTCTGCCTCGAGGGCTACTCGGACACCGTCACCGGTGACCTGCCCGGGCTGGAAGGACGTCAGGTCATCCCCGTGTTCTCGTCGATGATCGCGACCAACCCGCTGCCCGCCTCGGCGTGGGAGGACATCGGCTGGGACGGCCGCGAATGCCTCGGCGACACCGCGCACACCTTCATCTACGCCCAACGCACCGACGACGATCGGATCGCCTTGGGCGGTCGCGGTGCACCGTACGAATTCGGCTCGCGGTTGCCCGGTGACGGGCAGGTCCCCGCCGAGGTGGTCGAGCTGCTGAGCACGCGCCTGTCCTCGCTCTTTCCCAACCTCGAATTCGAGGTCGACCACGCTTGGCGCGGTGCCCTGGGTGTGACCCGGGACTGGTGCGCGGGGATCTTCTTCGATACCAACCAGCGCATCGGCGTGGCCCGCGGCTACGCCGGACACGGAGTCACGGCCACGCACTTGGCGGCGAAGACGCTTCTCGACCGGGCATCGGGAGCCTCGACAGCACTCACACAACTGCCCTGGAACGACCACTACTCCGGACAGTGGGAGCCCGAGCCGATCCGTTGGTTGGGCATCCGCTCGATGTACAAGATCTTCAACATCGCCGATGAGTGGGAACGGATCACCGGCGCAAAGAAGACGAGCCTGCTCGCCCAGTTCGGCTCCCGCCTGGCCGGGCTCCACGAATAG
- a CDS encoding SDR family oxidoreductase, which yields MSTITIIGGHGKVAMLAAPLLNNAGHTVRSVIRKEEQSSEIEAANATPVVADVENLDTDAIAEVLAGSDAVVWSAGAGGSGEDHTWAMDRDAAIRVMDAAQKSGIRRFVMVSYFNSRLVDGEVPGVEKGDGMYAYYNAKSQADEHLRTKTDLDWTVLGPSVLTLELATQKITVDSAGETRDLDVPSTSRDNVAHVIAAVIAEPASFGKTLNFHDGDTPIAEAVAQGV from the coding sequence ATGTCGACTATCACGATCATCGGCGGCCACGGAAAAGTTGCGATGCTTGCGGCACCGCTGCTCAACAATGCCGGGCACACGGTCCGTTCGGTCATCCGCAAGGAGGAGCAGTCCTCCGAAATCGAGGCGGCGAACGCCACGCCTGTCGTCGCCGATGTCGAAAACCTCGACACCGATGCCATCGCCGAGGTGCTGGCCGGCAGTGACGCGGTTGTCTGGTCCGCCGGTGCTGGCGGATCGGGTGAGGACCACACATGGGCGATGGATCGCGATGCCGCCATCCGCGTGATGGATGCAGCCCAGAAGTCGGGTATCCGCCGCTTCGTGATGGTCTCATACTTCAATTCCCGGCTCGTCGACGGCGAAGTTCCCGGCGTCGAGAAGGGCGACGGAATGTACGCCTACTACAACGCGAAGTCACAGGCCGACGAACATCTGCGCACGAAGACCGACCTCGACTGGACGGTCCTCGGCCCCTCAGTTCTGACCCTCGAACTTGCGACACAGAAGATCACCGTGGACAGCGCCGGCGAGACCCGCGACCTGGACGTGCCCTCGACGTCTCGCGACAACGTCGCACATGTCATCGCCGCAGTCATTGCCGAGCCCGCGAGCTTCGGTAAGACGCTGAACTTCCACGACGGTGACACCCCCATCGCCGAGGCGGTCGCTCAGGGAGTCTGA
- a CDS encoding ImmA/IrrE family metallo-endopeptidase, giving the protein MAIGAAQATVSRYISGARTPEDSEIRRIAGELGVTPAFLAKEFRMRAAIGVSAHMRRQPSTKVSMWKSAEAKLNELRMHMSMLTERAPLQTATHVPTFDYQFTKPAEAARRVRTAWRVPLGPVRSVVDLMETAGTIVCELDLGTHRIDGLSQWVSDYPLVIVNSWSSPSRKRLTLAHELGHLVMHADGYVDDEMIDVEAQANEFAAEFLMPEAEIRHQLKTLKLPNLLALKLEWGVSMQAIFERAFRLGLASGTDRQNFYRQISRKGWRTEEPEEDRVPVESPRLVSGLVAQFRSAGLTNDDFADLTGYARDAVPDVFLPQSGRHLSSV; this is encoded by the coding sequence TTGGCGATCGGTGCTGCTCAGGCCACTGTTTCTCGATATATTTCGGGGGCCAGGACGCCTGAGGACTCTGAAATCCGTAGGATTGCCGGCGAGCTTGGGGTCACTCCGGCGTTCCTCGCCAAGGAATTTCGCATGCGTGCCGCCATTGGAGTGTCAGCGCATATGCGCCGCCAGCCGTCGACCAAGGTATCGATGTGGAAGTCTGCCGAAGCGAAATTGAACGAGCTTCGGATGCATATGTCGATGCTCACCGAACGCGCGCCTTTGCAGACGGCAACCCATGTGCCGACCTTCGATTATCAGTTCACGAAACCGGCGGAGGCTGCTCGTCGAGTACGTACAGCTTGGCGCGTGCCACTTGGGCCAGTGAGGTCTGTGGTGGACCTGATGGAGACAGCGGGAACGATTGTCTGTGAACTCGACCTGGGCACTCATCGAATCGATGGTCTTTCGCAGTGGGTCTCCGACTATCCGCTGGTCATCGTCAACTCCTGGTCCTCGCCTTCGCGCAAGCGCCTGACGTTGGCTCATGAGCTGGGGCATCTTGTCATGCACGCAGACGGATATGTCGATGACGAGATGATCGACGTTGAAGCCCAGGCCAATGAGTTCGCAGCCGAGTTCCTGATGCCGGAGGCGGAGATCCGTCACCAGCTGAAGACGCTGAAGCTGCCCAATCTCTTGGCTCTCAAGCTCGAGTGGGGAGTCTCTATGCAGGCCATCTTCGAGAGGGCATTTCGCCTTGGTCTGGCGAGCGGAACCGATCGGCAGAATTTCTACCGGCAGATCAGCCGCAAAGGGTGGCGCACAGAAGAGCCAGAGGAAGACCGTGTCCCAGTGGAGTCGCCGAGGCTGGTGTCAGGTCTCGTCGCTCAGTTCAGATCGGCGGGTTTGACCAACGACGACTTCGCAGACTTGACCGGTTACGCGAGGGATGCGGTGCCTGACGTGTTCCTGCCTCAATCGGGTCGCCACTTGAGCTCGGTCTGA